The following DNA comes from Ochotona princeps isolate mOchPri1 chromosome 8, mOchPri1.hap1, whole genome shotgun sequence.
ggcctgcccctgtcctggtccctgtgtttgccagtatgcacaacagactggtccagtctgtcccacatcccattcagctctcaaacttgtcaatgggcattgaagcctagttcaatctgaccagcccgactatccagcccatacgtgtgctggcatgtgccactctgtctagccatgcctgcccctggttttcatgctctccagtgacagtgttaatccaagagggaggtgcccactatttctctaactcccactcccagatcctgtactctccaggtgattctgcagattaacttgacagaattagcccccagtaccagcatctgccagctgatgttgcggcaaagcccagccaatccatacccactctgatttatgcttgcaccagtaagaACAGTGACCTAGCCTGACTTTCCTcagtctagctcacatgaagcacacaggtgctatagccctgcctggcctgatctgcccccatctcagctctcatgctgtccagtgggagttgTGGTCCTGttggggagccccatgcagcccccctaCTGGGTTCGCCCCCTCACTCATCCCCAgctctcacgtgtgctggttgagcactgcggcccagtctggcatggccagcCTCACTTCGGCATTCACCAGTGGgcgctgtagcctggccaggccaaccCACCCTCAATTCCATCTCGCACTGgtaggggctacagcctagcccagcccagctgtggcttacTACTTCTAAAATGACCCCTGATGAGCCTACCTCCTGCTGCATGTGCCCTGAGGTCACCCCCATTTGgttgcttcttaaaaaaaagaaaaaattccatcCAGCAGAAGTGAGGGACGATCACTTCCAAGACTAGGTTATAAAAGACTGAGTCCTAAGGGGCaggttggcacagtggttaaggtgctgcttggTGTGCCcacatctcattttctttcttttttttgatttattcatttttattggaaagccggatatacagagaggaggagagacagagtggaagatcttctgtctgatgactcactccccaagtgagccacaacggccggtgctatgccaatccgaagccgggaacctgtaacctcttccgggtctcccacgcgggtgcagtgtcccaatgcattgggccatccttcactgcagggagctagaccggaagtgaagctgccgggattagaaccggcgcccatatgggatcccggcgcgttcaaggcgaggactttagccgctaggccacgccaccgggccccacatctcattttcaaatgctggggttcaagtcccagctcctcttctgATTGCAGCTTCATGCTAACGCATAccttgggggcagcaggtggtacTCAGGTGGGTAGCACAGGAGAGCCAacagagttctgagctcctggcttcagttctaaCTGAGGCAGGCATTTACAAACAGAGCCCGAgggtggagaatttctctctccctctcctgcttttcaaatttaaaaaaataaaaatacataaatagattcTAGGTTTATTTTTGTCTACCTGAAAAACATAGAGAGAGAACCCACGTACTTGCATCCACTGATCCATTCCCCAGAGGCCCACAACAgcgcgggctgggctgggccaggccaaagctgggagtctagcactccatccgggtcccccacgcaggtggcaggggcccaagcacttggcccatcacctgctgccacccaggatgcatcagaaggaagctagagcagaagcagaagagTGGGAACTCCAACTGGCACGCTGATATGGAATAGGAGCattccaaacagcagcttaacacactgcaccacaatgcttgcccctataaattgttcttttcaaaaacaCAGACTTGGCACCTGTTCACATGCTCTCTGTTCCTTCCCCTCTACCAACCCTGATGATGCCAGCTGCCACGTTGTGAGCAGTCTGTGGTGAGGCACATACTGCAAGGACCTGGGGGTTGGCCTCACGCAGTGAGGCTGTCCTGAGAGCAGCCACTTGCCTGGCCTTGGAGCAGACCTTCCACCAGCTAACCCCAGCCAACACCTGCATTACAGCCTTACCAGCGGCCACAAGCCAGAGGACCCAGAGAGGCTGTGCCTGAATTCCCAACTCAGAGATTACGAAGCAATAGATGCTGACTAGGCCAATAAGGTTTGGGATAACTTATTATGTAGCCATAGAAAAGTAGCACCaggatttaataaaataatacagaTAATGGGCTTAGCATTGGATGACAGCCATTGTTGTCTTCATTATAATTACTGGGTTAGATATTCTGGAGACTGAACGCTCTAGAAGAGGAAGGACAATGCCACTCTGCTTATCTACTGCACCTCAAGCCCTGAGCACCGTGCCACGCTCAGAGCCTCTCAGTCAATGATAAACATTTGCCAACAAAAAGAATAATTGGAAGGGCAGAATTTGGTAAAGCCAGtaagacacctacatcccatatcagatcgctggtttcctggctccagcttcctgttaatgcacaccctgggaggctcaggtgctggccaaggacttgatctgcctcccatgtgggagactcagattgggtTCCAGGCTTCCGGCTTGGACCTGGCCCCGTCGcatctgctgtggccatttggggaagtggatCTGTTGGTGGATCAATCTATCTAGTTACCTAtctctctttgcatttcttttgaaaaaaaaaattatttttattggaaagtcagatatacagagagaaggagagacagagagaaatatcttccatccgctacttcacttcccaagtggacacaacagctggaactgaacccatctgaagccagaagctaggagcttcttctgggtttcccacacgggtacagggtcccaagactttgggccatcctcgactgctttcccaggccacaagcagggaactggatgggaagtggagcagccaggacacaaaccggcccCCACATGGGGtccaggcgcatgcaaggcgaggattagccACTACGCTTCAACACTGGGccctctccttgcctttcaactaaatagataattttaaaaggaagaagagtGAAGAGGAAGGAATAAGCAGAGGCCCTCTAAACTCTTACTTCCCGGGCCAGAAGAGGCGTTCCTCTTCTGAGCTTGGGTAATAGTCTGAACACTGATTCTGCCTGCCTCCAAAAGACAGACCAAGCAAAGTGGTAAGGCCTCAACAACAAGTTGTGGAACAGAGTCTCTTTGTGGTCACACAGCCTCAAGGCCGGAGGTGTCTGCTTCTCTGGGCTCGGGACTCGCAAAGCTAGTCTTCGCGTCAGTGCCACATCCCTGCAAGGCACAGAGAGCGCAATGAAACCGTTACCACCCCTTCTCCTGGGGCCAGCCAGACACAAGTGTGTGGGTGAGGAGGTGGGACAGCGGTTGGGCATTGCTTCCCTGGGTAAtatcgtatttttttttttttgatggaagAAAGATGCCAGAGAGGTGAAAAGTAGAAAGCAGTTCTCACCTAAGAGAATTTTATTCACCAAGACCAGGAAACCTCAATAAAACAAAAGTTGTGCCATTTACAATGTGGTCACAATTGCCTACCCTGCCTTTCCTCCAAGATTTCCACCATTCACAAATCATCCACTTTTCCTTTAAGACTCAAATGTCTCCTCCTTCATGACAGCTTTTCCACGcggcagggaaactgaggcattcTTGCTCAAGGCACCCATTGGCCCTTGCCTGCCTATAGCTCCATCACAGCCAGCTATATTCCAGGTATTGGGGACTGCattcctgcaacagcctgggccagcctggggaAGAGAAGCTAGAAGTTCAGCATGGTTTAGCATAGAAGGAAAACTCTTAGACAGTTCTGTATTCCTTAAGGCAGAGCAGCTAAGACTGCTGAGTTGGATCTACTTTCCTGGAGGAGAGTCTCCCTCAGGCTAAGCCTGCACTTTCCAAAGTGTGTTCCCCAAACCAGAACCTCAGCATCCCTTAGGACCTAGAAGCCCAAAAATCCAGTCTCAAGCCCTCAGCCCCTCAGAAATGCTCAGGCTGGGCCCAGCCATCCCAGCTGGAAACCAGCCCAGCACAGATTCTGATTGCACTTCCGTTTGCAACATCCTATTCTAAGTCCATTTAAACACATGTGCACAAGATCTCAAAAACACAACCCATACTGATCTCAGACCAAGATGAAAGGATAACCCAAGACAATGACCCTTGCTATAAAATGCCCCAGATCAATGAAACGTCCATGGTTTTCCACAAAACATTTCAGCGGGCAACTAAAGGAGCTCAgcacatttcttttaaatgcaCAAAATGAATTTTCATATTCTAGGAGTTCCACCAGATGTTTTACCTTTTTCCCCCTAATTGATTTTCCAGTCTGCAGCAActcactttttctcttttctggtaAAAAGACTGCGTTCTGGCAAGGGAATGAAAGGGCTTGCAGTGAAAACAGAGTTCACCAGGCAGACCTGTATCTTCTGCTGTGCGGTTGCTTCCCCAAAATCTAAAAGCAGGAAAGCCAGTAAGGCCCTttcaggagcccagatctcctggctcttgctggTGGCACAGCTGAATCCTTGGCATTGAGCCCAGGCCTGAGCGCTCACCAGACCAGGGCTGCACTCCCTGGTACCAGAGGATTTGCTAGCTGCAAGAACTCACAAATAAACATCGTGCTTCAATGGGAAGTTTTGTCTTAAGTAGGTTATGGGATGGAGGTGAGTGGAGCCAAGGGCCGAGAAAGAGTGGGGTtgttgctcaaagcagcagcgagctggctctctggctcagCTCCTGGAGGAGCCCAAACAATCAGGCTCTGTTGGCCCTCCCCCTGCCGCCTGGTAGAGCAGGCAGCCTTGTCAGGACCTGCTAAGTGGGTGAAAGGTCACCACCAAACAGGTTTTCTTCACTCAACAAAAACTCTTGGAAAATCTCAGGAAAGAGGgggaaaaggagattttaagcAGACAACTTCAAAAGGGAACTCCTCTACATCAGCCCTGGCTCGGAGGGACGGGAGGATGGCAGCTGGGCGCAGAGGCCCAGAAAGCGCCCTTGGACCCGGAAAGCACTGGTACCAAAACAGTGGGAGGGGCCGGCGCCACCTGCCCTGGGGAGCCGCTCAGCAGGTCTGAGCACTCGTGCCTGCAGCGGGATTTTAATGTGGTCTCCAAGAAGAAGTCAGCCTGTCTCATTCTGAGAACCACTGCAGTAAGGCTCAGTGTCTGAAATTAGAGCTCATCACAAAGGGTTCCCAAAGCCATGCTGTTCCAACTTTTacttccaccaccaccatcaccactgcgGCCATGGCTGCCTGCACCCCCTTCTCAAAGCATGGTAGGCCCCTGGTCACTGCACCGTCTCATCAAATTTCCATAAGAAACATTTCCCATTATCCAGAGCAAAGCAACTCTTCAAGGTGGTATGTAACCAACCCCTGCAGAACCAGAAGGGCCCCCCCAACCCCTAGTAACCAGCCTGAACCACCTTCCAAAACTATCACCTAAATCAGGAATGCATGAATGACAGCTTTGTAAGTTCCAAAGCAGCAGAGCCCCACAAGAGACAACAGTGGTTTTAGGAGTGAGACAAAACCAAGACCTTTGGCCTCAGCGAATTGGCCTGAGTACACAATCATTAGGCCAGTGGttttgctggggggggggggggtggcgctGAATTAACCAGCCCGCTCAGCTGCCTCTGGAAATGTGACAGCAACAACTCTATCCCTTGTCCTCCTCAGGTCATCCTCAATTACAGTTACCACTAGGGGAAGCGGCGTCGCTGACCAGTAAGGCTTTCTTTCCTCACCCACAAGCATGAGGATAGAGGACACCATTACAGAGCATCAAACCACAAGAGCCATTTTATAAATGTCATCATCATAgtcttttaatattttacattaaaaaactgTATACACAGCTTATAGAACttttatgtaaacatcataagcTCACCACTTTGTCATTTgtcagtttatttaaaaaataaaaaaacaagacaaCAATTTAGTAGAAGTACCACCAGGCAGGAAGGGGGGAAGGACAAACAGGGGCAGGTGTATTCTCTGTgtagagatgcagagaaaacttCACATAGCTGGAGAGGCTACCTtgtggcaaaagaaaaaaaaagtcttaaatagGCCCCAACACATGTTAGGTCTCTGATCAAAACCGTGTGCATAACCTGcacaaataaaatctcaaaacagtGGTGCCACTTTGttcaagaaaacaaaggaaaaattactGGGGTGttgttcttcttcctgttttaaagtcatcatttcttctttttaaaaaaaatcagaagtagATGAGGTTACAGCATACAGAATGCTACTGCCTTATGCAAATGACAAGTGCATTAAGTGTCAAACAATGAAACTGTGCAAAGGAttcttcccccccaaaaaaagtttcAGCTTTTAAATAAGTCAAATAACATCAGTTTCTTGGACTGAACAGTTTTCACTTTTAGGACAGGCACAAAGTTCGCTTATGGCAAAAACAGCCCCCACGCACACTCTGCCTCCGCGGGCTGCAGAGGGGTTCGCTGTGGGGCTGGCCCGCAGGAGACTCTGTGTCTAGAAGCTGTGTCCCTTCAGCCCCAAGTCAGTTGCAAATGTCTTCCCGAGGGGTCAGAAAGATGGCCAAGTCCTGTTCATGCCTTGGTGGGcgactgacccagcctgggccAGAGTTCTTCCAACGCCCTGGCCACTACACCCACCACTACCATTAAATAACACCATCTCACCTCCGAAAATAAAATTAGATCTGTATTTATAGcacacccctccctcctccccgccctccctcccgCAGTTCCCAGGGTCTATGTTACAAACAAGAGATGGCAGGCGCTCGCGGGATCCCAGCGAACATCTGATGGGGCGCGGTCGCACTCGCACCCCCTGGGGACCCGATGCGGGGGTGGTGTGAAAATGATGGCGAGGGGGAGTCGAACGTACACGCAGTCAAACACTCTTGAGGCTTGGCTCCTCAGAAGAGGATGTCCAGGGGACCCCTTAGCACTCAGTAGTGGCGCCCGGGCCTGTGCCACACGGCTAGACTCACACAGACACTGAGAAGGGGGCGCCCGATGCCCACGCGATTCTCGGCGCGAGAGCCAGAGCCGCCAACAGACGCCAGGCAGACTGGCGGGGTCCTTGGTGATGGGCGCGGGCCTCCCCTTCTCCGGGCTCGCAGGGCACCGGCCCGGGAGGGGCGTCGGTAAGGGGTAGCGGGCGGGCGGCGCGGCCCTCATAGCACCTTGCAGCAGTTGATGCATTCGTTCTGGGAGCCGTAGCGCTTCTGGAGCGCGGCGCGCGTGGCCGTCTCGAAGACCTCACGCACGCCCTCCTTGGTCTTGGCGGAGCACTCGAGGTAGTCGTAGGCTTGGATGCGCACGGCCATGGCGCGGCCGTCGTCCGTGCGCACCGGCTCCTGCTTCATGCGCGCCAGCTCTGTGCGGACGTGTTCGTCGCTGCGCAGGTCCTTCTTGTTGGCCACCAGGATGATGGGCACGTTGGGGCAAAAGTGCTTTACCTCCGGCACCCACTTCTCGGGGATGTTCTCCAGCGAGTCCGGGCTGTCCACCGAGAAACACATGAGAATGACGTCGGTGTCTGGGTAGGAGAGCGGCCGCAGGCGGTCGTAGTCCTCCTGGCCCGCCGTGTCCCACAGCGCCAGCTCCACCTGCTTGCCGTCCACTTCGATGTCGGCCACATAGTTCTCGAAGACGGTGGGCACGTACACCTCGGGGAACTCGTCCTTACTGAACACGATCAGCAGGCACGTCTTGCCGCACGCGCCGTCGCCCACCACCACCAGCTTCTTACGGATGGCCGCCATGAGCGGGCCGGGCCCGGGCAGCAGGAGGGGGCCCGCGAGCGCCTCGCTGCCGTCCGGCTCGCCGCTCACCGCTCACCTCCGGCTGCGCGCTGAGGGCCGAGGGTCGCTAGCTGCACCCAGGCCCCGCGGCGGCGCGATCTCTCGGGACGCTCGGGCTGCCGCGGCGGGGGCGCGGGGGCATAAGGCGCACGGCGCGTCCAGCCGCGCTGACTCGCGGACGGCGGTGGCAGCTCACACCCCGGGCGCGGGTCGGCTGCTTTTGTGCGCAGCAACAGTCGCTGGCGCTGCGCTCTGCCGGCCCAGCTGCCTCCCGGGTCCCGCGAGGCCTCGCCGAGACTCTAAGGGTGCTGACGGCTACGGCCAGACTGCGGTGGCAGATGCGGCTGCGGCCCTAGCGCCCGCTATTTAAAGAGTCCGGCCACTTTCTTAATATAGCCGCCCAATGGGAAGGGAGCCGGCTGAGCTCATCGCTGCGGAGCTCAGCTCGGATTGGCCGCCCGCTGCTGCCCGGAGGCGGGGCCGCACGGGCTTGATTGACGGTCCTGGCCGCCGGGCTGGGAGAGGCGGTGCTGGGGAGTCTGCGCGGCCGGCGGGGCTGCGGGGCTGAGGTGGCCGCGGCTCCCCGGCTCCCCGGCTGAGGTGGCCCCGGCGCTGCGGGGCTGAGGTGACCGCGGCTGCTGTGCCAGAAGCCCAGGGGCTCGCCGCTTGGACCCCGCGCTTTCGAGACGGGGCGGCGATTGGCGGGGGAGCGGATAAAGGATAAAAACGGGTTGGTGTCTGCACCCCCCTTCCTGGGCAGAATTATCCGCTTGCAGGCAAACTCCCCGGCGGGTGGTCGGACCTGAGGCGGGGGAAAGATGGCTCCAGgaacttggttttgtttttaagtaaacacacacacttgtttCCAAACCGAAAGGTTTGTTCTTTCGGTGGTGGCCTGGCCTCCGAGCTGGGCCTCTACCTGGCCTTGAATCCAAAGAATGGGAGGCTAACAGTAAACTGGGTGGGCCTGGGCCAAGCCGCCCAACCCTCCCAGGACTTCCCAGGACAATGAATGAAAGGGGGGAGGCCCGTCTGCTTTGGGGAGAGGACGGAACTCCGCTGACCACGGGCGGGAAGGGGTGCTGAGCTCGGGGGCCAGTGTGTGTTGGGGTTCCAGATCCCAGCGGCCCGAGAGCGGCAGGACTAAGTTCGCCTGCCCCCGGGAGGCTGCgggaggtgaggcctggcagctCACTGCAAGGGACAGAAGAGGTGAGAAGGCGGCGCCAGGGCGGCCTTCGTGggcagaggagcagctgggacaaaggcGGCAAGTGGGAGGGAAGGGCTTGGTGTGGATGGAGAGGGAGCCTTTGGACAGGCTAGTGGAGGCAAGGTGAGATACTCCGCTTCCCGGAGAGCCTGGGATTCCTAGATGGCAGGTGGGTGGAGCCCCAGGATTTGTCTGGTCCCAGCGGCCTGAAGGTTAGCACAGTGACCAGCCCTAGAGGAGGCCTGGCAAGTTACTGCAAAATTGAAAACGTTCAGGAACTTtcggggtggagggaggaggtgcTCTAGAGTCTGCGTTAAAAACCACCCAACCAAGTGGAGGCAGGCAGCTGGCTCCCCGCTGGTGTTTTGGGGACCATTCATAGGTTAGTCTCCTCCGAGTGTGTTCACACTGACAGCAACTGGTCAGGTTGCCTGGGGACACCTCACTCTAAGAACCAGAAGGGCTGTGCTTTACCCACACTGGTTCCACCACAGCACaccgattttttaaaaaatacattttgagggAGTGTGTCTTGTTTTTTAAACCTAAGGAACCAGTTGATCAGCAAAGAAATAGATAGTTTTAATCTTTGGTTTAGGACTCCAGtctggaaactttaaaaaaaaaatcttaggctACTAGGAAAATCTTATCTGGcaggatttttcttcttttactcaccttttttttttttttttaatagatgtaTTGTTAACATTGCTTTCCTTGGTCTTAATATAGCTTGGGAATCTTGGCTATGTCCTTCAACTTCAAACATtctgaaaacataaaacaaagttttttaaaaaacactgaagTACAAAAGAATCAGGAAGAGGGATTAAATTCACTGATTTCCTGATTTTCAGACAAATTATGAGCTGTTCCTATCTTGAATCTCAGCAACacaataatttctaaaaatacaCAGTTGGCAAATATgccaaagtaaacaaatagaaaaatctgTGTTCTGCAGCAACTTCtcatggtgtctctctctctctctctctctctctctctctctctctctctccccttcctgaaCCCTTCCCTCTCAGAACATTTACCTTAGTGGATTGGCCACTCAAAGGACTGCTCCCCTCCCAGAACAACTTTTCCAAACTAGGTCAGATGCCGTACAGTATCCTCCCTCACCCTCAAAACCTTGCCACCGAAAGAAGTGTGATGACAACAAATCACTGTGAGAACTATTAACATGCTCATTCCTGGTGTGACAGATCACATACCCACCCCACTGAAAGAGGGAAAGCGACTTTGACACAGAGATACTAACCTGTTTCCAATTCACATTCTAATTTACCTGTTTTGAAGggctttgttgtttttgcttttgcccCAGCATCTCCTGTAAATCGGCTCCTCACT
Coding sequences within:
- the RHOB gene encoding rho-related GTP-binding protein RhoB: MAAIRKKLVVVGDGACGKTCLLIVFSKDEFPEVYVPTVFENYVADIEVDGKQVELALWDTAGQEDYDRLRPLSYPDTDVILMCFSVDSPDSLENIPEKWVPEVKHFCPNVPIILVANKKDLRSDEHVRTELARMKQEPVRTDDGRAMAVRIQAYDYLECSAKTKEGVREVFETATRAALQKRYGSQNECINCCKVL